In Haloterrigena alkaliphila, a single genomic region encodes these proteins:
- a CDS encoding PadR family transcriptional regulator yields the protein MYDLTGFQRDLLYVIAGQDEPHGLAIKEELENYYEKEIHHGRLYPNLDTLVDKGLVEKGEKDRRTNVYSVTRRGTREIEARRDWENQYVDLD from the coding sequence ATGTACGATCTCACGGGGTTTCAACGCGACCTATTGTACGTGATCGCCGGACAAGACGAACCCCACGGACTTGCAATTAAAGAAGAACTCGAGAACTACTACGAAAAGGAGATTCATCACGGACGGCTCTATCCGAATCTGGATACGCTCGTCGACAAAGGCCTCGTCGAGAAAGGTGAAAAAGATCGCCGAACGAACGTCTACTCGGTCACTCGCCGTGGTACTCGAGAAATCGAAGCGCGCCGTGACTGGGAGAACCAGTACGTTGATCTCGACTAG
- a CDS encoding orc1/cdc6 family replication initiation protein: protein MADGNDQQSLSQSIKGRLQEGAQNSVFRDKALLDPDTVIDEDRIVGRDQQLDDIITYLRPILQGNRPPNMLLYGPSGTGKSLIINAVCEQVSDLATAQDIRFGVIQINCQTIKSHDRAVYRLVENAAAEAGVVAGIPESGISTDQKLRRFYELLSEYFDSVIIILDEVDLLAGRQRDPNDEPAYSKLLYQLSRASQLGRIEGDISVAALTNDPRFMENLDGRAESSFNPQDVVFPDYDANQLQSILDRRRDAYRDNVLVDGIIPLSSAFAAQDHGDARKAIDLFRKAGELADREGEETVREEHVRDAQKEAERDRTLTQMQGLSTQKKLSLYATAIVPVYSHQNLSAVPSTVAFRVYQYIADLLDADQKSRDSYLRYMTEAETYNFVTSDKRGRGYGSGVHKEYSFVDDPEVVAETLREDIRLGEIEDNHDLIESVVNAQIDDFFEGK from the coding sequence ATGGCTGATGGCAACGACCAACAGTCTCTCTCACAGTCTATCAAAGGTCGTCTCCAGGAGGGGGCACAAAACTCGGTCTTTCGCGATAAAGCGCTGCTCGACCCCGATACCGTTATCGACGAGGACAGAATCGTCGGTCGGGATCAACAGTTAGACGACATCATCACGTATCTACGGCCGATACTGCAAGGGAATCGTCCGCCCAATATGCTTCTGTACGGCCCCTCGGGAACTGGCAAGTCGTTGATCATCAATGCGGTCTGCGAACAGGTCTCAGATCTCGCGACAGCTCAGGATATCCGATTCGGAGTCATCCAGATCAATTGCCAAACGATCAAATCACACGACCGCGCCGTCTACCGACTCGTCGAAAACGCAGCCGCCGAGGCCGGCGTCGTTGCTGGAATTCCCGAGAGCGGGATCTCTACGGACCAGAAGCTGCGCCGTTTCTACGAACTCTTGAGCGAGTACTTCGATTCGGTCATCATCATCCTTGACGAAGTCGATCTCCTCGCCGGCCGACAGCGAGATCCGAACGACGAACCGGCCTATTCGAAGCTTCTCTACCAACTCTCTCGAGCTTCTCAACTCGGTCGGATCGAGGGCGATATCTCGGTCGCTGCGCTGACGAACGATCCCCGATTCATGGAGAACCTCGACGGCCGGGCGGAGAGTTCGTTTAACCCCCAAGACGTCGTGTTCCCGGACTACGATGCGAATCAGTTGCAATCGATTCTAGATCGGCGTCGTGATGCGTATCGAGATAACGTCCTCGTAGACGGGATCATTCCGCTCAGTTCCGCGTTCGCTGCACAGGATCACGGGGACGCACGGAAAGCGATCGATCTCTTCCGGAAGGCGGGCGAACTTGCGGACCGCGAGGGTGAGGAGACGGTTCGGGAGGAACACGTTCGCGACGCCCAGAAGGAGGCCGAACGTGACCGTACGCTCACACAGATGCAGGGTCTTTCGACGCAAAAGAAGCTCTCACTCTACGCGACTGCCATCGTTCCCGTTTACTCACATCAGAATCTGAGTGCGGTACCCAGTACTGTGGCGTTTCGGGTCTACCAGTATATCGCAGATCTCTTGGACGCGGATCAGAAATCGCGCGATTCGTACCTCCGGTACATGACCGAAGCGGAGACGTACAACTTCGTCACCTCCGATAAACGAGGTCGAGGGTACGGCAGCGGCGTCCACAAGGAGTACTCCTTCGTCGACGACCCGGAAGTCGTCGCCGAAACGCTACGAGAAGATATTCGGCTCGGAGAAATCGAGGACAATCACGACCTGATTGAGTCTGTCGTTAACGCACAAATTGACGACTTCTTCGAGGGGAAGTAG